TCAGtttagcccttataaaagtttaccctggtaaagtgtaataaagcatagtgaaagcatggtaaagcatagtggaaTATAGTaaaccatattaaaaaacatggcaaaccagggtaaactatggtaaatgaatgggaaagcatgggaaaacttcaaaaataccatggtaaacttttataagggagggtTTGGGGCAGCATGATACAGCATGAAATAAAGTATTATTTCCTATTGATACAAACTAATCATGAATTAGTCCTCCTTTATTTAGAACGTAGGAACATTTACAGACGAGAGGAAGCAATTCGGCCTAGCAGTGCTGTTCAATCAAGTCAGATCTTAAAGGCTCCCAATGATTCAAAATCAATAACATGAACTGTCATATTCTAACCTTTGTTTGTATGACTTACTGTAACTTGTGTACGTGCCATTGGTTCAATTTGCTCTTGCGAACTTGAAGTTATGTTTTTGTTAATCTGAAGAAACATGAGATGCCCCACTGTTTTGAAGCCCACTGCTTCCACAATTAGGGAACCATAGAATCCAGGAGGCCTCTGAGTAGGGTACTGACCCCTGGCTGGAAATAAGACTGGTTTATCATGAGGGTTCAACTCAACAGGGCTGCATTTggaaatactaaaaataaatgtttcaactGGAAGCCTTTCTCAATAAAGATTTCTAGTTGAGCTATTTGTCATTGCATttagtttcttgtagtatttctaaatatcacTAGGTTAATCATTTCTCTAAAGAGCTCCAGATAATGAAGAAAGCACAGGGAGGAAGTAGCAGATTCGCTGGAAAGGGCTTCCTCAGCTTCTCCTATTGCTGGACAGCAGAGCTTAAAAAACTAATTCATGAgaatttttttcatttctaacCTTGACAGACTTGAGTCATTGACTCATGAGCGGTCCAGTGGCAGATTGAGAAATCTCCAGAGGCTTAAAGTAGTTGGTATCCTGAGAGATTATGCGTATGGCTGTTCAGACAGCAACAATATTGTTTTCCAAACTTGTTGAGTTTATTTGTTTCCAGACACACTTTGCACATAGGCGATCTCATACCTCACTAACCTGGGCTTTACACTTCTGTGGGATTAAGTGATAATGTCATCGCCTATAACGCTTGTTTAGATAACTGAAAGTGTCCTTAACATTCAGTTTTTGTGAAAATCTCAGGCCACCTTCAAGTCTGTTTGTTTTACAATGAGGTGTTCATTGGAACAGTTGCAAGCCTGCCTCCTGGGCTGTGGTTGTAAATGGCTATTCCTGGGTAAGCAGCAGTGTTGATTACCTCAGTAGCTGGACCTATTTGcattgcatctatttatactTTATTCAAGGATTGTGTACTTCTACTATAACACGTTCTGTCTAGAAAAGTGACCAAAATCATACATGGTTTCAGAGTCATTGTGGCTTTTCATTGTAAACTATTGTGGCTACTCATTGACTGGATGAACATTCTAGCGTTACCGGTAGTGCTTTTAGTCATCCGTTTTCACAGGGAGGAAAATGAATTACACAGAAACAATCATGAAACAACTTTCTCTGAAGTGCAGGACAAATGCATTGAATGATGTGCTGGGCAGACCTCAGGCATTGCCAGTCAAAGAACACTGTCACCCAACGAGTACCAGTAAATGAAATCCTGAGACGGTGAGCAAAACATGAGACGCATTAATAAGAATTAATACCATTGCCTTTTGAGTTCATTGATGAGTTCAAGAATTCACAGCACACTAAAAGCAATTATAGAAGCTGAGAGATTCACCTGAAGTTTAAATTCAGTCTTTCATTTCTTATATGTTCTCATAACTTTGATCACCTCTGAAGGTATAACATTGGAGTTCTAAAATCATTTCTTCAATAAGACATTTTAAGGGTTTTCCAGCTATGTGTACAATAGTGTTGTGTCACAGAAGCAGGTAATAAGATATGACCTACATAGTCTCTGCTGGTTATATTGTGCTTGACCTTGTAAGCACTACTTTCCAGCATTGTACAATAAAGGGCTCCCTGAACCTGGAGCTGTTAAACACTTTTTTACTCATTCAGATATCTGCTGATAAGATCTAATATTATCAGATGCCTTTGGTCCCTGTTCAAATTCTCATGCTAAGAGGAAAACACCCACTTACTTCTGAagaattttgtgttttataaaccTTGAAGACCACAGAACCTGGGGACATGAAATTGAAACTTGAAACAGGTCATTCAAATGAAGTGTAGTGGGTAGGAAACATTCAACTTTTCCAAAACATATCACAGCATAGGTCACTGTTTGTGATCTCCTTGATCCAAACACCTTTAGCTGGTGATAGCATTGCAATAAAAAAGAGGAAACGATCTAGGTGTACTGTAGTAGGGTTTGGTATAGCTGTTGGCACCTAATTATTTTAGTAATGCTTCTCAACAAGGCCGTTCTAAAAGCCAGGACTAGGTGCCGTACAATTCATTCCTCCTACTGGCTGGATTTTCCAAACCAGCCACATATGCAAATCTCTCAAAGACCGGGATGCTGTTTCCTTGTACCAAATGACTGAATGACCTTTTTTGACCTAAAGCAAAAGTACCGAATGTATCTTTAGCCTCGTATTTAAAATACTGGTGTAAATGAATAATGATTCCCCCAAATATCTGTACCCCCAGGGGAACAAACAATTGATCCCCctacatgcatgtttgttatttatcctATTCTTTTTGTAAATTGTGCCTGTATAATGCTAGTGAATGTGAGCTATGTTTGCAGGCTGTTCTcatgtattattgtataataataataataataattattattgtagGTGAAACTGGACCTGTCAGAGGGGGGCTGGATGGTACAAgtgtagggttaggggtagggttacaGTTCAGGTTAGGGTAAGTGATTTTAAAATGAAGGTTGTAGATGAAAATGTAAgtgaaaaatcaaacaaaatacatatcTCAGCAGAATGCACGTAATTATGTAAGCTGAGAGGTAAGTTTCAGTTCAAGTTTAATTTCAGACTTTCATTTCTTATATGTTGTCATAACTTTGGAACATCCCTGAAGGTACAAAACAGTATCTGTACTGGACAGAGTTCAATTAGTACGAAAGACAATAAATCGCAGATAAATGGACTAAACTTCATCCATCGCTCACCAAAATAGACTTAATAGGCCTATATGCCTTTAACATCACTATAAACTATTGGAAACAATGGAAAAACAACAGAGCAGTCTAAGCTTATAAATGTCATTGATTATTAAATGTTCTGTATGTAGTTTGTACATTGATTTACTAAGTAATGTCCATTTGAAGTTAATCTACATCAGAGACTTTTGGATCTAAGAGCCAGCCATTGGCCAGTAAACCGTATTTATTGTTCAGTATATTCTGTGGTTTCAATTTCACCAGCAAGCTCGATAAACAGGAAGCAGCGAATCTGTTTTTCCCCAACCAGTGACACGTTTCCTGCCCCTTCTGTGGTTTTTCtgcttattttttcttcaatgaaACGTTTTTATTTTGGAAGTGGGCAGATTAAAATGTTCAGGTGTCATTTCTGGTAACAGGCAAGCGCAACGAGCTAAAATGTGTGACGTACAAGGTGCCTCGCGTGGGGCTTGCCCTGGACCTTGTTTACAGTAAGTCAACGCGTGGTAAAACCTCCATATGGCGTGTAAAAGCCTTTTAGCTGTGTAAGCTTTCCCCACACACTTTAGAAAACCAATAACAGCATGCGCCCCATTGGTCTGGATTTGTAGTTTTGACTACAGTTCAGTCTACAGcgctggccaaaagttttgcatcaccctatagaattaaccatacagcattgtagttttccatttacttaacATTCACTGATCAGGCTTATTGTATTCTTTAGGTCTGGAAAGACctaaatatacatataaatgtatACATAACTTTTTACATTACTTTTTAAGTTCTTTTACCTTTTATTtgaaccctttaaggtacaagggacatctgtgtcccacaaataaaaaggaTTCtacctttcttatttttgcaatgaggtgcatgaaacagagtttaaggtttactgacaggttggatctggtcatccaaatggtcagtttcctcctcgtgatacttgagtcactctcaaatgtattttgagaagaaaccatttgaacaaccgctcaattccttgtgtacatTAAGGGGTTAATATACAGGTATGGTCAAGAGttatgcatcacctagaattttaggattgagacataataaaaaaaaccaaaaaactatatgaacataatttagatattttctttaacatcatgtaatcaaagaaactacaaaatgatattgcaaaagtctgccggaagccatgacagtatttcaggttagattttgaaatgccacttttttcaatttttgtctgttttttgttaagtatatggaaaactacaaacagtatgtaaaattcaatatgtttacgtaacattattcagcaggttccattcgacttcatgaagcacaattagacaattctatagggtgatgccaaacTGCTGGCCATAACTGTACACAGGAAAACAGGTGCTTGATCGTTTTCTTGTAACTCTTTCAGAATGACTCATTCTCTGTTGTTATTTGTATTCTTCAGGAGAGTGAGAACCTGGTGAAAGAAAACGCTGCACTGCGGAAGGAGGTGAAGAGACTGACGGAGGAGGCCAAATACCTGACCTCTGTGCTGAGCAGCCATGAGCCTCTGTGTTCAGCACTGAGCTCCCAGGCATCCGAGATCATCTACTCTCCACACGGGGCCTTCCACCAGCCCCACATCAACTCTCCACGCTTCCAGCACTGACCACGGGAGCACTCCACACTGCCACGGTGTCAAACTCAGGGAATAAGAGTCCAAGGGGTCATTTCCTGTGGAAAATAATATGGGACTTGCTAATTTAGAGTCACAATGACTCACgtgtatttgttgtttgttttgtaaagcaCACGAAGCAAAGATTAACTGAGCACATCTAGAGCTTGTGACGAGATTGAGTAACTTGAACTGTGGCACAGAGACATGGCTTCGAAGGGGTGGCCTCATTATGTTCGGTGTTCTTCTCAGTGACACACAAAACGATTGTAAGTGAGCTTTTGTTAAAGCTGATCACTGGTAGTTAATTTATAAAACGTGATGAGCAAAATTACGCTAACAtgactccccccctcccccccccccccctatattTTCATGTATTGAATGGTATTTTCGCTTAGCTTGCACTGCCACCTCATGGCTGAATGTTGAAATAGCAACTAGAGAAAGTTTAGTGTGTGGTAGAATTCTTATTGAATTCACAGTCTGGGTCATAAACAAATTGTTTCTGATTGTAAGATCcttttgtaaatacattcatcGTACAAGAATGTTttaagagataaaaaaaataggCTGCCACTGCCTGCTGATATAACAGAAAGCATATGCAGTAACTTTGTAAGTAGTCATAACGTTTCTTTAAAAAATTCCAGCTATATAGATGAAACTGAATGAAGTTTAGTTTTGACACCTACCTCTCTTTCAGTTTTTGGTGTTGTGGATTCTGCCAATGCATGGTTATGTGGTGCACCCTAGCTTTTGGAATTTCACATCCCTGCTATGTATACGTTCAATATTACTGTTTTCTCAATTGCCCTACCTACTCAATTTCTAAACCCCATAAATCAAATGAATTGTGATTGACGGTTTCTTTAATTACTGTAGCAGCAAAATCTGGAAACACATCTACTACACGTTCAACTAAAATCTGAATGCACTGATAGAAATACTGACATATCACTTGCATCACTGTAATACTGTCATTTGAACTGcgtttgtattttgtatgttaAAGAGTAACATGCACTTGCTGAATTAACTCAGGAAACCAGAGGTTTAGATTTTGTTCTTATTATATTCACATGATATTTATTGAAGATTGTATCCAAGAGCTGTGGTAATGCTTTCTCCATATTACAGGccgtattttcaaagcgtttcatTCTATAATGAACTCCTATTGGACAAAAGAAAAGTATGTTagtgttacaaaataaaaaacaaactcccTTGAGAGCACTCAAGAGAACTTCAAATATAGTTTGGttccagttttgtaaaatgaacaatgGGACTTAATTAAAGagtaaaagctttaaaatgatggcCTACGTTTCTTAACGTTGTGAACTTCCGGTGGTAATCATAGACATTATAGATCACACAAACAGTCCGGAGTCAGTTTTAAAcgttgaaagaaaaataaacctaatatttatactgtataaaccTTGTTTTGGTCTGGACACCAGGTATCACTATATGTCAGGTATCAGGCAGTGTTGTTCTTCgttataatgttattatattttgaatgtcagacaaacatgaatgtattttttatagtgaTTTTTAGAATGGTCAGGTCTACTTTTGTATCAGCAGggattataactgtaaagtaGTGTTTGAAAGTATTTTGGACATTGTAATTGCAGCTTAATCAACTTTTTAAGTGTCAAAGTTTGTTGGTAATTGCAGCTTGTAGTTTTCAAAATAAAGCTTAAATGACAAAATGTAATGTGCAGATTCTTCTAACCACTAGAAATGGGATGCAACGTGTGTTACTGTTTTCTCACTGGTTACCCAGTACTAATTGAAGTAGAGCCATTTACATGGGTTAGAAAGGGATGAAAACTTCCTGTCCTATGTAAATGTTTCAGAAATTGCCTTTTAAGGGTTAATGTCATAGAAATAGTCATTTATTTCCCATACTCAGTGATAAACTTGAAGCAAAATAACATAACATGGGGGTCAATGGTCACTTTgccttaaaaaaaagtatatctttttttaatacattatatGTGGTCTGTAAATGTGGTCACTAATGATACAGATCAACCCAAACCTTAGTTAAGCCTTATATTTTTTCAAGTTAAATTATATAAGCTTTATGTTTTCAAGTAACACATGCAAATTCCAGTGCATACAGTATGACCTAATCTTTCCTAGGTTTGAAGTAATTTGATGTGACAGGACAAAGGAAAGAAATAGCTCTTGACGGGCCGCCCCCACATAACGGTACAGCTACACCCACACACTAGGCCCCCCACCCCCATCCTGTGTGGTcccaaagtacacagaaagacaTTTGATCAACTCTTATCAGTGTTCCCCACATCTATCCCAATCTGCATGCAGTCCCTCACTGAGATGGGAGATATGCAGCTTAAAGCAGTAGTAATAACATttcatgtatctttttttttttaattggaagatTTCAAGAAAGTGTATTTATTAGGTTCACCACAGAACATATGTACAGAGTATCTAAAGATAACATTTGTTAAAAGGACGTAATGAAAACAATAGGATTAGTAATTTTGTACAGAGCTTGCCGATATTATCATTATTCAATGAGCTAATATCATTAGAAAATCATATTCTACATCACAGCGTTTtcagaaactgttttttttttgttttaaatttggaTTCATAACCAGCACTGAATTATTTCTCCTGTGACTTTCTGCCTCTGACTCGAGCATGCCaacattatatttttaatttcagtttgtGTAAATGAGTACCTCATCACTGAAAGTGTTTGAATATTAAACAGTGTGCTAGTGTGAGAAAACAGGTATGTGTAGGGTATCCTGTAATGGGCTGCACCTTCATTTGATTCCTTCATTCCTTCATCATGGACTTACACAGATGACGCCAggttctgaaaaaaacaaaaaacaaaaaaagaaacaccagtTGCCTCTCAAACAATTACCCAGTGTAATAGTGCAATGTCCTACATTTACATTACAACAATCTCTCCACAATATAATAACGAGGATCTGGGATGAAAGTAACCGTCTACCCAGAAGGCAACAGTGTCTCAATCACACAGAATGTGGAGGTCAAATAGCTTGAATTCAAAACAGACAATTTTAGAATGATTATCTGCAGCCCGCAAAGCAGGCCACAGAATACTAAAACGATGCTTTCCGTCCGTCTTTCACACTCCATCACTCACAACCTAAGTAGGCTACGGAGGTCATTGTCAAACAGTTAGACTGTACAAGTATTGTTGGAAACTTTTAACATTTGACCTCCAGGTCTAGGTCATAGAATACCAAGCCGATTATCTGTTATCAACGTTCACACGATAAAAGTAGAAACAGTGATCCGATTTGGATAAAACATTGTAAAATTCAACAATTAGGCACGAACTTAGTTCCTATTGTATTTGAAGTATATTTGTGCATCGCAAGTAGGTCAAAATGCCTCTGTCATCGCTATCAAGAACCAAAACCATTGATCCGATAATGACCGGCTAATGATGACACATATTTACCAAAATATAATCACTTTGTGAATATGGTTAAAAATTACTGCAGATGTGTGAGATTTGCAACCACTAGAGGCCCTCATATAATATGGTAATAGCTTACCTGGCAAGAATGAAACAAAAAATTGCGAGGAAAAGCAACGCCCATTGTGAAGAGCTTTTGTGGTAAGTTAATTATCTTCAGATCTAACTTTTGTTTTTCCTTGATTCCTTATATATTTTTCTGCATAATATGCCAAATAATTCTAGGAGGGTTGTATCATTTTGGGacagtaatatttattattattattattattattattattattattattattattattattattattattgctagaACATTGATTCTATCTATGTAACACTTTCAGTTTAGATGCATTATAGTGTACTGTTAGTTTCtaattatgtaataataataataataataataataataataataataataataatttcttattaCGCGATTATAAGGACCCTTTGTATAAGCTTGCACtagttttaatataaatacaacagAGGATACATGTAAATGAGTACTGTAATTTTAATATAAGTGCAACAGATACATGTAAAtgagtactgtagttttaaatccCGACCTTTTGAAACGTGTACTTTTATTAACTAAAAGGAAAGCTTTGGATCCTGCGACTGACTGTGATAGGGGTGTAAACGTCATTAGGATCATTGTCAggctgcaatatttatttatcatattcttttgaaatgttactatacattatttttgtactCATCTGTTTTTTATAAAGAGGTTAACGTCTTCATGGTTGTGTAAGATACAATCGGTAAAGCTGCAGAGGTCCGCTCTGCAATCATTGTGGCAGATAAGGTTGTTTTTGTATTGGTCTGTAtacgttttgtgtttgtttaatattttttaacagaaGGGTCGTTGTTTTTGATAAGCACGTGTACTTAGATGAATCTATGCCtaatatacatttgtattgtgtggagtagtggttagggctctggactcttgaccggagaattgtgggtttaatcccaggtgggggacacctagattactccagtgaAGACCCAACTGtgtaagtgggtaattgtatgtaaaaataatgtgtaagaaataatgtaattgtatgtaaaaaaaaataataataataataataatgtgatatcttgtaacaattgtgagtcgccctggataagggcgtctgctaagaactaGCCTAAATAATATTTGTGCTTATATTTTGATTAAGACTTTTGCAACATGTGACTGCCACAGGGAATGACAGTAAATATCTGTACTGTAATAAGTGCTGCTGCTTTGTTTAAAATTCTGTATTGTTTCTATAAATTTCTGTAAATTAGGCTAAATTATGCCACGGCTATTAAAGTAAATTAAGTTTGAAAGAATATTAAATGGACCATTAGCCTACTACATTTCAGTTTTATAACCGCATACGAATGCaatgaggtatgacacaggcccggtttttgggatggaaccgcataacagtttcacgttttgattggtccatgtctgtcacatgaatatgtcgtcacacgagtggaaaagcgtgcaggcatttttaacattgtgatcagatagagagagtgatctgctttccacaaccttaccattaaaatataatgtggtattacactgtactgatattacaaactatgaggaattactttatataaattatcatgttatgcacgaatgtaagaattggctttctgtggtggtgtacttttttctttcaagtagtatctgtaatcgtttttgcgatatattttaatataaaacatatacgctattgcagttttcttacaggatacattagtttatctctaatgtaatcacagttttacatatagactgcccctgtttttatttacgtcccaaattctgggccgctttgcttttcagataatgtcccaaattctgggccgccttggtttttagataacgtcccaaattctgggccgctttagtttttagataacgtcccaaattctgggccgccttggtttttagataacgtcccaaattctgggcagccttggtttttagataacatcccaaattctgggccgctttgcatttccgaattcagcccagttttggggaatcagctgacagccgattttctaagtcatgcatgcacagtttaccataaactggatcgtgaattcatttgagagtaacccttagtacattaatcaaagttcatgtattttttactctccccagaaatctttttttttttttaatgaaaaaaacaaaaatgtaaatgttaaaaaacgtatttcttattacatgaagaaactacattgcactgaaatacatacatgaaaattaatttaagcagtcgttttcctttattaaa
The Acipenser ruthenus chromosome 18, fAciRut3.2 maternal haplotype, whole genome shotgun sequence DNA segment above includes these coding regions:
- the LOC117427967 gene encoding basic leucine zipper transcriptional factor ATF-like, whose amino-acid sequence is MAQGSDSNDTSFTRSPSPGNKEDSSDDVKKVLRREKNRIAAQKSRMRQTQKADTLHLESENLVKENAALRKEVKRLTEEAKYLTSVLSSHEPLCSALSSQASEIIYSPHGAFHQPHINSPRFQH